The window CACATTGGTCTGGATCATCGATCCGATGAAGCATACCGCAATGAGCCTCAATACAAACCTCAAGACTGCGATGCTCACCCATCTGCCCGAAAATGCAGCCGTAACGGTTCGCTTCCTTCCGCAACAGCAACCTGCGGGACCGGGCCGGGCGGTCCAGCCGACAGACCTGGTAACGACTGACCTGGGCCATCGTACCCAGGACATGCTGCCTATCGTCGGCAAGCGCATAAAGGGAATCATCGCCATCGACAAGATCGGAAACGAACAGCCGATCGAAGTCACCACCGAGTTCTGGGTCGCCCCTCAGCTAAAGCTCATCGTCAAACAGACGGATCAGGATCCTCGTATCGGAGAACGATTCTTCGAACTCAGCAACATCCGTAGCGAAGAACCGGACCCAAAGCTCTTCGAGCTGCCCGAAGGCTACACTTTGAAGGAACAGGGCAATTCCGTATTGAAAACCCTTATCCCTCCCGCTCCCCCAGTGCCAGACACTAAGACACCACAGATCGAAGAGGCCACGAACAGCCCAAACTCAGCTCTCAAGAATGACGTAGCCTATAAGCTGGCCATGGATAACGCTCACCTTCCGTCCGCGCAATCACTCGCCGAGCAAGCTGTTTTGATGGAAGAGAAACAGACCGCCAACCTTGATCCAGAGCGCGCCAACGCCGAGGCCTTCTCCCATATGATGATCCTAAGCCGCTACTGGACCACCATTGGCTGGGTCTACTTTCGAGAAGGAAAACTCGCACAAGCTGAGGCCTTTACCCGTGCCGCCTGGGAACTTGCCCCGCAGGGCTTCGTCGGTGCGCATCTGGGACGCATCTACGACAAGGAACACCGTCCCAAGGACGCAATCGACATCTATCGCATGGCGCTCAACGCACCGGCATCTCCCTCTCAGCGGGAACAAATTCAGACTCGTCTTGTCGATCTCGGTGAAATTAAACCAGATCCGCTTCCACTCGCCATCACCACGCCACTTCCATCGCTCAACCCCCAATTGCCGGGGTCTGACGGCGCAGCCGTGGTCGATATCATCCTCACACACGACAACCCGCCAGCCGTCTTCTTCCTGCAAGGTTCCTCAACACTTCGAGAGCCGGTGACGAAAGCCATACAGACCGCGCTCGCCACAGCCCTTCCCGACAGTGGACCCGAAAGAGTATTCCGCCGAGCCCGTATTACCTGTGCAGTTGGCGAAACCCCTGCGTGTATGCTTCACTTCGTCAGCTCAAGGGAGACTAGGACTGGCGAAGTTCCGCTCTTCTAAAGCACTGCAATAACGCTAGAGGCTGTTATGAAGCGGCAAAGACCAACGTCACAATCTTCTTCGGAACTTGCAACGAAGTTCCTGTGAAACGAGGTTTTGAGAAACTTCGATGGGCCAACCGTTGGGCAGACTCAAAGTCCCGTTCAGTGGGGGCATGCCGACAGGATAGCTTGCTGTTCTCCCGGCGCACTAGCGTACTATTTTGGACGTTTGGTGCAGTGACCCCAAATACACCGTGTTGTGAAAATTAGAGCACACGATGCACGAATTGAGACACCACTCAGGAACGAGATGGGTGGGATAAAGCTTATGTCGGTTTTCTGTTCCGTTGCTACTCAAACCCCTACCCACAACGACTCCGGTCAGATAACAAACCGCCAGCATCGAAAGAGTATGTCTCAAATCGTGCGATTTAGGAGATCGTCGACATCCTTACCACGGCAAGGTTTGCCACTGCCCATCTTTGCGTTCCAACACGACCCAACTCCAGTTTCGGCATCGGCCTCCGCAGAACATCCCTGTCTCTGTCATCGCCAAAGTATGCGCACGGGTGAAGTAGACAGCGGTAAAACTATGCATCCCCGCCGCGCCCCTAAACTCATCTGGCGGTGGAGGTGCTTGCATAATGTTGTTTTGTGGAGGCGTGTAACCTGCGACATGACTTACAAAACGCTTTCGCGCCTCTTCATCAAGCAATCGAACAGGCAATCTCAAATGAAACTGGGATGCGTCGATTAGATATCGGTCGTGACAGTGAGCGTCGTAATCGGCGAGAGCTTCGGCAAAGTCTGTTTGTCGTGGCTCGGGGGCCTGGATCGCTTCATGAGGGTTCATCATGCCGCCAGTCGCACAAGGGCTGTCGGGCGGCTCGGCCTTGGTTGTGTCCTCGATGAGCCAAAACGAACGCTGAACCTTGCCCCATTCAATCGCGTCACCGGGCAGCAGTTGCGAGTAGATAACGTATGAATCAGCCACACGGTCTTGTGGCATTGGCAACGGCTTCAACTGCGATGCGGCTGAGGTCGTCTGTTTCACCCCAATCAGTTTTTTTACCGAATCTAAGGCTGCTATTTTCTCCTGTAGCTTGTAAAGCCAAGAGGGCGCGTTGCTAGGGCCAGCATTGGAGACGACTTTTACCTGACCTCCGATCCTTAGTGTGGTGACGGAAATCCCGCCGTCAAGAGCACGCATGACGTATTCATCGCAAAGCCCTCCAAAGCCGCGTTGCCGGGCATCCGCGATGAGAGCTTTAGCTTGTGCCACGTTTACATTATCCGAAGCGTCACCGACTGAACTTACTACTTTCTCCCCATGCCACACCAACCTTCCGTCACCGTAAACGCGAACAGTATAGACAGGCCCATTGCTATATGAGGGCAGCTGATAGACTTCTATGAAGTCCTCGCCGGAGATGGAAACGCTTTCCGCGAACAGGGATTTTTCAGGACAACCTTTGTCGCCGAGGCCGGGCTTCGGTATCTGACCTGAAGCAGAGAGAGCAGTCATAGCGATGCTCACAATTGCAATAGCAATAGCTTTCATTTCAAACTCCTAAGCGGTCTCAGCATCGGGACAAGCTGCTGGAGTGATTGACGCACCGGGCGACGATAAAGTAATGAAACGCCTTTGGGTTGAGTGGAGCCGGTAGTCACCCACGACACCCCGGTTGTCGAGCGAGCGTTAGAGACCGTACATCTTAGAGGTGAATTAGGACAGGATCAAGGTGCTGCTCTAACCCGGAAACGAACCGCTCGTACTCAGCCGGACGGGCTAGTAGCGGCTTGTCTAGGAGGATTGAAACTCTAATGGATCGACTATCCCATCTCCTAGCGTGGTAAAACACCAGAAGAAAGGCAGAGATAAATTGCAACAAGGGGCAGACCTCCGAAATAAAAGGGACCCACATGGGTCCCTTTTGTTTGCGACGGTTGATGTTTAGAAGGTGAACTTGCCCCAAAGGACCACATTGCGACCGTAGGTGAAGGGAGCATTTGGAGGGCTGGCTAGTCTAGCGTTTGAACGGTTGAGGAAAGCAGGGCTTCCAATATCGGCCACGTTGGTATCCAAGATACCTACGTCGTTGTGATTGCCGATGTTCTGAACCTCGGCACGGATGATAAAGGCTCCGCGGTCGAGATGCAGATACTTTGTGCCAAAACCTTTTTCGAGCGCGATGTCATTCGTGGTTGAACCTGGGTTTTCAAAGCTGTTTCGCCCAATCTCCTGGTGTAGGTTCTGATTGAACGGTTGATAGGGAATTAGCCAGTGGACCGAACCTGGATCGACTGGATTCAAATTGCCGGCGGCGCTGTTTAGAGCGGCAGCAACATCGTAGTAAGTTCCTGCAAGGCTTGGGTCTAAATTACCCCCGTCGATAGCTGCGGTGGCGATAGGGGCGTGAATGTTTCCGATTAGTGGACGATCGTTGAAGGCATTGCCATCGCCGTTCGTATCGAAACCTGCAATCTGGACAGTGCTGTAGCTTCCCGTCTGAAACTGCTCGACGCCGGAGATAGTCCAATGACGCGTAAGCAGACCTAGTGCGGCATTGGCGAAGCTATTGGTACTCGAGAACCCGGTAGGGGCCCAAACATAGGCCACTGAGACGAAGTGACGATGGTCATAAGCGGACGGTCCCCACTCCTGGGCGAATCCATTCGGTCCCAGATCGGCCTGATAGGACGTATTGGGATTTGCTCCGGTGGAAAAGATCTCCGAGGAGTTGTCCAGATTTTTACTGAAGACGTAGTTCGCGCTTATAAGCAAGCCGTGTTGGAAGTTGTGAGTATATTCGACTTGCGCGCCGTTGTAGCTGGACGAGGCGAAGTTTCCGCGAGCATCGATGATACCCCGCGTCGTGTTGAGGCGATTGCCGCTGCCATCTGGAGCAAAGTAGTTGTACTGCTTGTTCGCGTAGAGTTTTTTTCCAAGACTGCCAACATATCGAACAGCGATAAGATTAGATCCTGGAAGCTGCCGCTCGACTCCAAGGTTGAACTGATACGTATAGGGATTGACCAGGCCCTTGACCACGCATCGGCCTCAGTTATACAGTTCTCAATACGCATGAGTTCCTCAGTGCCATAATATTGGCGCAGGTGGATAATTCTTAGGATCAGCGTACTTGCAGGTTTCAGATTTATCTATGCCAAAATGGGCCTCAGATCCCATCGAACAACCCACGCATCAGTGGCTCCGGTTTCTCTTTTTGCGGCTTAACCTTCGGCTCAGCCTGTAAAGGATCAATCTCAAGATCATCATCAGGAAGTACCCGCAACAGGTGAACAGGGGGCCTCTCATCTTCAGTCATCCACTCAGCATACTCACGCGGCTCTAGGATGACAGGCTGTCTGGTGTGGATCTCGCTCATCTTTCCATTGGGATCACTCGTGGTGATTGCGAATGTGTCTTCCCACTGGCCAGTCTTCGGATTCTGCCACGGTGCCCAGATGCCAGCCATGCCAAGAACATTGCGTCCTTTGGCTGTCAGCCGGTATTTGGGGCGTGGCTCAGATCCCGTCTTCTTCCATTCAAAGAACGAACTCGCAGGAACGATACAACGATTGTTTAGCCGTTCTTTCCAGAATGGAGAAGTGGTCAAGTTGTCCGCACGCGCATTGAATAGCAGACGATCAGGAAGCTTGAATCCCCAACGCATTTCAACGATCTCACGTTGACCATTAGCCATACGAATCACAGGCTGGACAGAGCCAGGAGCACATTCGATTCCTTCACCGAAATAGAAGTCTTCCAGATCAACAGAAACGTGGAACGCTTCAGCGATCTTTTGCTTTTGTCCTGCTTCGTATCGTCCACACATGGAGTTTTAGAGTCCCAGTATTGCTTTATTGTTTTCGATAGCCATGACGAGGTCGAGGACTCGGCTTAGACTTCTTCGGATTTGAGCGTTTCGTCTTCTTCGGAATACCGATTAGTCGCATGTAGCTATTGAGACACGCGGGACAAGCGATGTTCAAGGGATATGCAACATTTATTATTGACCCTGACTTCGGTGCAATCACAGGTATTGACGCGCAGTCGCCGATAAGCAGGAGAGCGTTTTTCCCAACCCTGGTGGCAGTTTGCCAACCTTAAAGGCATCAGCAATCTTCTGTTTGTCTGAGTGTCTTTCGTAGCGTCCGCACTCCCTATTCTTCCTCCATCAATCGCTCCATGCGCTCAAATGCCGTTTGCCAGCTTGCGTGTTGTTCGTTGCTTAAAGCTTCAAGCGTCTCCAATACCGATTTGGATGCGCCTTCTTTCTTCAGGAATTTGGTGAGAATTGCGATGTCATCGTCCAACCGATGAAGATTCTCGCTCTGGACGATGCGCACACGTTCCAATGCTTGGGCAGCGTCGAAAACAGACTCAGCACTTGTGAAAGGATTCGAGGTTCTAGCGGGAGGCTTGCGATCAACAAATTTCAATGTGTCCGTTCTGACCCTAAAACGCTCCAGGTTGGTTCCCTCAAAGCCGAGGCGAACCTCATCTCCACGCGGACTGACTTGAGTGACCACCCATGTTGATTCGGAGCCTTCTGGAATCACTTTGTCACCCGCGTTGCCGTTGCGATGACACTAGCAGGCAGCACGAGCTCTTCATAGCTGCTCCGAACGCTTACGGCGACAGCGATCCACGGCGATCTCGCAATCAGCTTGAGGAATGCGCTCATGTGGTCCGGCCAGATCGCTCTTCCTGCGCCTTCATTGAGCGCGTCGATCATGACCAGCACTCGTGCATTAGCCGCTTGCGCTACACACTCTAATGCACCCACGAAATCGCCCGCCGACCACTGCGCGAGATCCAGTTGCTGTAACGCCTGCGTCCAGGGTTCCGCCGGCTGCACAAACCGTTGCCCCATGAGCAGCACTGTGGGCAGACCGGCCTTCTGACGTTTCAGCGCAAGATCGCAGAAGAGATGCGTCTTGCCCATGCCCGCAGTACCGTTCAACAGAAGCAGGACGCCCAGTTCAATGCGACTGCGCTCGATAGTTCGCCATATCGAGAGCCTGTCTGTGCAGAGCGCTCAGAATCAGAACCGTCTTCACGCGGCTCGCGGGTCCACTTCCACCCCCAGCTGCATTGTTCAAAATTTGAAGCGATCCGTGACGTCTCTAGAGTTACGTATCCGCAAACTTCGCCGCGAAGCCTTAACACTCGTCCGACAGGACGAGTTGCTCTGCAATCGATTTGAGCTGTTGGTAAGCATTCCGGGCATCGCACAGGTGAGCGCGATGCAATTGCTCGCAGAACTGTCTACACTGCCGTCAGACCTTACGGTACGAGAGTGGGTCGCTCATAGCGGTCTTGATCCCGCGCATGAAGTTTCAGGAAACTCAGTGAGGAAGGCGTCTCGCATCAGCCGTGCCGGAAATCGTCACCTGAGAAGAGCGCCTTACATGCCGGCGCTTGTCGCATCTCGTTGCGATCCCCACGCAAAAGCGTTTTTTCGAAAGCCTGCTGGCTCGAAGGAAGGCCCGCCTACAGGCGCTCATTGCGGTGGCGAGGAAGTTGCTGCACGCCATATATGGGATATTTCGGAGTGGCCTGAAGTACGAGGGAGCAAAGCTGTTTCCAATGATCACGTTGTCCTGACTTCAGAAGCGTTTGTGGTCATAAACCGGAGCGGATGAGTGCATTGGCCTGATATCGCCAACTGAGGTTCAACTTCCGGCTTGGCCTGTGAAGTACTGCGGCAGAGGACGTTGGGATCTCAGTTCTCGCTGCTTTGAGATAGTCGAAGTAGCAGGTGTGGAGAAGTGAGAAGTGGGTCAAGATCTCCATGCCCTTGCTGGTCAAAGTTTCAGCCATGTCTTTGTTCCCGCCCATACAGGAGCTGGTCCGTGGAGGGCCGAGACTGTATCGTTTCCTGGAACGGCTGCCTGGCTGAAGCGGTGGATCCACCATAGACAACTACCCGGTCGGGCGACCCCCCGCCGGTCGCGTTTGAGGCGACCGGCGGCCTACTCGATCATTACCGTACAGGGATAGCAACAGCCTCCACCACGTTCCCGGAAGACGAAGCTGATTTCGCCGCAATCATCGTCTGCTGTTCCCGTCGAGTCGGGTTCAGCTGGCTGAATTCACTCCTGCCTGGTATCCACACTTGGTACAAGTAGTGTTCATTGCCGTTGTACCTGTGAAAGAGCAGACGTCCGTCGGGCTGAATCTTCATCAGTCCCATTGCAGACACGGGTAAAAGGCGATTCTGGTGGGTGGTGATGTTGGAGACAAGCAGCTCGAAGGCGTTGAGCGGCCTGATCTCATACTGGCCCGCATCGAACTGCTGATCGTTTGCCGAAAACGCAAACGGAACAACAGCGGTAACGATCGCGCGTTGGGCTTGCACGTTTGGCGAGGACGCGAAGGAACCCGCGATCAGTGACAGAGAAACAAAGAAACGGCCTAACGTGGATATCTGTGACATGGAAATCTCCTCCAATACGCCAGCGGCCGGTTGATCCTTTGTGACCGATGATGTGTAACGAAGTTGCTCTGGAAAGATGATTCCCTCAATGCAATGTCGGTAAAATCCATATCAAATCGCGATCGTCAGCTAACTAAATCCTGGTCAACACTTACGCGTCGAAATATAGCGACGAACACGCAGAGCCGATTCGGAACCTTGAATTTATGGGTCGGCCTAACTCGGGGTACTGGAGAGTCAGCTCCAACAAACAACAGTCGCGGCGAGAACATCGGCGTCGCTATTGGCTTGCAATGACGGTCAGAACAGAACTTTGAGGGCAAACTGATACTGCCGTGGGGTGTAGTTCGGATCGGTTGCCGAGATGGAGCCGAAGGCTGCGTTGCCAAACGCCTGGTTTCCGGCATTGTTATTTTGTATATAGAAGCTGGGAGTATTTGAGACATTGAAGGTTTCGACACGGAACTGCACGTTCACCCGTTCAGTAACGGAAAAGTTCTTGAATAGGGAAAGGTCCACGTGGCGGAAGTCGGGACCGAACAGCGAGTTACGTTGCGTGGTTCCAACCGTTCCGAGAGGTTGAGGTGCGAAGGCTGCCGTATTGAAAAACTCCGTGAGGGTTTTGTGACTGAGGCGGGCCTCCGCAATCTGATTGGGACGATCCGAGCCTCCAGTGTTTAGCGGCACAGCCCGATTGTTGTACCCGTATTGCGTGGGTGTGGGAGCCGCAGGGCCGCTGTCCAGAGGATTGTCCGCACCTTGGCCGGATTCGATGACCGAGAAAGGCTTGCCGCTTTGCCAGACCATAATCAAATTCGTCGTCCAACCGCCTAAGAAGACCTTCCTAACGCCCGTGAACTCCTTACCATAGTGAAGTTCGTAGTTGAGCGAGAGAGCGAAGCGGTTTTGGAGATCGTTGTCCGCCTTACCGTACTCGATCTGACGAATTTGGTTTGGATTCGCGTAACTCCAACCCTGGCTACCTTGCTGGGAGAAGCCACTGATATCGCTCAGGGCTTTGCCCCAGGTATAGTTCGCATCGAGTGACAGACCTTTGCTAAAGCGGCGCTGGAGGGAGGTCTGGAGCGCACTGTAATTTGAGATGCCCTCGCTCTGGATATAACTTACGGTGCTCAGATTGTGAAGCTGGGTCTGAAGTTGATGTGCTCCTCCGGTCGGATTTTGGGCGCTGCCCGCCGGGTACAGCGGATTGAACGGTGACGGCTGATTGATGTTGTTGATCGACTCCGGCAGATGCTGGCCAATGTTGCCGACATAGCCGATGGTGAAGACGTTGTCGCCGACCTGCTGCTCCAACTGCAGATTGAACTGCTGGATAAGAGCCGACTTGAAGTTGGGAGCTTCAGCTGCGAATCCCAGACCGGTAATTGACGACAGGGCATTGATGTTGGGTGCAGAAGGAGGCGGAATTGCCTCAGTGCTATTGAGGGCTCCGGGCGCACCGATCGTCACGCAGTCGGGGTTCTGCCCCACAAAGGCATTCTGGGCCATTTCGATCTGAACGGCCAGGGTTGACTGGCAGTTAGGGGTATAGATGGAGGTAAACGGAGCATTCTGGAGGCCGGCACTCGAGGTGTAGTTGCCGGGGAAGAAGCTAAGTCCGTAACCACCCCGGATGACGGTAGTCGGTCGCGCCGAAAACGAGAAGCCAATACGCGGAGCGACGTTCGAATGGTCCGTCGGAAGGTTCACCTGACTATTCACACCATTCACTGCAGCTATCTTCAATGCGGACTGTATGTTTGCAGCGCTTAAAGTAATTGCCTCTGGGAAGTCGAAGTTCGAGATATGGTTGTGCGCTTCGGTGAAGGGCGTAAAGACGTCATAACGAACACCGAGCAGCAGAGTCAGCTTTGGTTCTACCTTCCAACTGTCCTGCGCGAAGCCACTTGGCTCCCAGCTTCTATAGTCGGTGGGATATAGGTTGAAGCTGCGAATCTGCCTCGTAAACGCGCCGAGAAGAGTTGAGGCAAGCTGGTTGTTCTGGGTCTGCAACTGGGTGAAAGCGCTGTCGCTCGGCAGGTTGAACTGATACGCACCGACTCCGAAGGCGCTTTGCACATTCCGTGCCTGCCTGCGAATCAAGGCAATGCCTGCCTTAATGTTGTGGTCACCCTTCGTCCAGCTGATCGTACCCCCGTACTGGAAGGTGTTGTCGATGTCCTGCAGTGGAACGTAAGTGCCGTCACCGATACCGCCGAACGGTCCAATCGAGACTGGCGTCAGCGAGTTTGCGTAGGGGCTAAACGAAGTCATGCTGGCGGGGAAGCCAATCACGTTCTGATCGACGTTCAGGCCATAGTTCAGCGGGAGCGAGAGATTGTTGATTCGATTAAAACCCGCTCTAAGGTTCATCAAAAGAGACGGGCTGAAGATATGGGTAAAACCGAAAGCATACTGCTGCGCCGCATCGTTTGCGGGACCATCGAAGTTAAAACTTCCACCGCTGATCTGAACGCCATCTACGATTCCAAAATTCGGGGGTGTGAAGGTATCCACTCTATTGGAGGAATAGCGACCGAAGAAGAGATTGTTTTCGTTGAATTTATAGTCAACACGAGCGTCGTAGATGTTGTAGTTCTGCGTCTTATTTGAGCTGATGATGAAGTTATTCGCAAGATTGTCATTGGTGGGTGCCGGAAAGAGCTTCAGGTAGTTCAGCATGAGCGGATTGATAGGGGCCCCTGCATCGTAGGCCTGAAGTGTCCCGTTGGACGTCGAAAGCAGCGCCAGGGGGGATCCGCCGTTTTGACTGTTGATGTCATTCCACTCCTGCGTGGTTGGCACAGTGCCTATGTATGTGATACCTGCGACCTGCTGGAATCCTTCATAGTCGAAGTAAAAGAACATCTTATTTTTAATGACAGGTCCGCCAATGCTACCCCCGTACTGGTTTTGGCGCAGTGCAGGCTTAGGTCCGGTCCTCTGAAAGAAGTTGCGAGCGTCAATGATGTTGTTGCGAAAGTACTCGTAGATCGAGCCATGGAACTGGTTCGTTCCAGAGCGGGTGACGATGTCGATTACACCCCCCGCCGTGCGGCCCGCCTCCGCCGCGTAGCTGTTGGTCTGGATCGTGATCTCCTGAATGCCTTCGACGTTGGGTTTGACGCCGATGGTGCCGATGATACGTTCGTTGTCGTCAACGCCATCGATCACCCAGTTATTGAGTGTGTCATCCTGCCCGTTAACTGATAGACCAGCGGGATTCGTGCGACGGTCATCGGGACGGTTACCACTACTCAGTCCCGTGCCGGGGCCCTCGTTAGCCCCAGGTACCAGTTGCACCAGCTGCACGAAGTTACGGCCATTCAGCGGAAGATTCTGCACCGCTTTGGCGGTCACGGTCGAGTTGACCGTTGCGCTATCCGTCTGCAACAACGGTGTGCTTGCGGTCACCTCGACAACCGTCCTCTCTGACCCCGGTTGCAGCTGGACGTTGTTACGGGCATGGTCGCCCGCTTCAACGGAAAGATCCTTGGTGATCGACGTCGCGAACCCGGTCGCCTTTACGGCGATGGAATAATGTCCGACGGGAAGGAGCGTAAAAGAATAGTCGCCGGAGCGATTGCTCAGAGTACTGCGCTTTTCGTTTGTGCCCAGGTTGGTTAGAGTTACATCTGCGTTGGGAATAACAGCAGCGGTGGAATCGGTTACCGTTCCGAGAATGTCCGCGGTATTCAACTGCCCAGGGGCACCGGAAGTAAAGGCGAGAAACGTCAGCAGAACGAATCGCTTCATCCATCCCCCTGAAGTCTTGTCCTACTTCAATCGGATAAATCCACCCGCCGAAGCAGCTCGTGATAGCGCTTGTCGGTCCGAATGTCGTCAAGCAACGGGTCAACTTTTAGCCAAATCATAGAAGCGCAGCGCTGGTCGACCGCTCGGTTGAACCAGGAGAATGCAAGATCGCGGTCTCCCAAGCGAAGATAGCTCACACCCAGCATATAAGGGACCCACCCATATCGCTCCGCATCGGGGGCCATCATATCGATGCGCGCTTGCCAATATGCCTTCCAGCCCGCATGCTGATAAATAGAACGAAGCCGCTCGACCTCGATTTGCGGATGATCTCCTGCCATCGCCATCAGCTCATGAGTGACGGCATCGTCCCGCATCCCTTTTTTTTCATAGATCACACTGACCCAATTCTCGACGACCCCAACCAGGTTCGGCTCCATCTCGCCCGCGCGCTTGAGGTAGTAGAGTGCCTCATCGTAGTGACGCGCAAGATATAGAGTCGATCCGAGTTGCCGGTTCATTTGAAACGAAAGTGGGTCCAACTCCAAAGCCCGCCGCATGTGGGTTACCGCTTCCTCGGGACGATCGGTCGCGTCAAGGAGGATTGCATATCTCAACTCGGCATAGGAGTAGCTCGGGCTGAGCGCAATAGCACGCGTAAGGTCTCGTTCTGCTGCCGTCCAATTCCACTCATAAGCGGTTTCAATGGCTCCCATTGCCGCATAGGCCTCCCCATCCTCAGGATCGAGTTCAACGGCGCGTTTCGCGGCCGCAAGGGCCTTCGGCATCCCATCCTGCGTTTTGGCATCCCCGAGGAGAGTCTGGGATTCGAACGAATCCGCGAGGCCCGCATATGCCGAAGCGTAAGAGGGATCGAGCGAGATGGCCTGTTGAAAATACGCAGCACTCTTGACTGCATCCCGTTTGCTCAGGAAGTAGCGTCCCCGCAAGTACGCATCATACGCAGCCGGATTGATGCGCATGCTGTCGTTTCTGTCAGCACGTGCCGCTGAGGCGAGCACAGTTTTTGTTTGAGAGGCAATCTCACGCGCGACGCTGTCCTGCAACAACAAGACATCACTCATTTGGCCCTCGAAGCTCTGTGCCCATAGGTGTTTATCGTTCCTGGCATCGATCAACTGGGCGGTAATGCGCACCCTATCTCCGGAACGCACCACCGAGCCTTCGACGAGCGCATCGACGTTCAGTGCGCCGGCGATCTGCTGCAAGGATTTGTGGACGCCTTTGCCTTGAACCTGCATGACCGAAGTGCGAGATACGACGCGCAGGGCGGGAATTCGCGCCAGCTCGGTTATAAGTTCGTCCGTCATGCCGTCGGCGAAGTAGTCCTGCGCGGGATCACCGGAGAGATTGTCGAGTGGCAGCACCGCGAGGGATTTGATCTCGGGTTCTACCACGTGCCCCAGAAATCGATTCCTCCAACCGAGCGCTCCAAGGCTGATAGCAGTCACGAGGAGTGCAGGAACGGCCCCTACCCGGAGAGCGGCGAGCCAAGCCGGCCGGCGCGGACTGGGAGCCTTTGGCTCGCTTCGGGGATCCTTATCGCTGGCCGTCGGCTCCTGACTCGTCAGGGGATCGGAGAGTGCGGAGGCGTTTGCAGGTGGTCTCGCCAATTCAGCCGAAGGAGGGTCCGTCACGGATGCAACCCGCTCATCATCGGTTTTGACCGCAACTCGTTCCAGCGAAAATGGTGCGACAAAGCGATAACCCCTTCTTGGAAGAGTCTCAATGTAGAGAGGTCTGTCAGCCTTGTCGCCTAAAGCCTCTCGCAAGGTCATGACTGCGGTATTCAG is drawn from Edaphobacter lichenicola and contains these coding sequences:
- a CDS encoding winged helix-turn-helix domain-containing protein — translated: MPTNTAAQIWRFGVFEFDAYSMELRRAGIPIRLRGQPSRILAYLLEHAGQMVTREELRQLLWPADTFVDFDHSLNTAVMTLREALGDKADRPLYIETLPRRGYRFVAPFSLERVAVKTDDERVASVTDPPSAELARPPANASALSDPLTSQEPTASDKDPRSEPKAPSPRRPAWLAALRVGAVPALLVTAISLGALGWRNRFLGHVVEPEIKSLAVLPLDNLSGDPAQDYFADGMTDELITELARIPALRVVSRTSVMQVQGKGVHKSLQQIAGALNVDALVEGSVVRSGDRVRITAQLIDARNDKHLWAQSFEGQMSDVLLLQDSVAREIASQTKTVLASAARADRNDSMRINPAAYDAYLRGRYFLSKRDAVKSAAYFQQAISLDPSYASAYAGLADSFESQTLLGDAKTQDGMPKALAAAKRAVELDPEDGEAYAAMGAIETAYEWNWTAAERDLTRAIALSPSYSYAELRYAILLDATDRPEEAVTHMRRALELDPLSFQMNRQLGSTLYLARHYDEALYYLKRAGEMEPNLVGVVENWVSVIYEKKGMRDDAVTHELMAMAGDHPQIEVERLRSIYQHAGWKAYWQARIDMMAPDAERYGWVPYMLGVSYLRLGDRDLAFSWFNRAVDQRCASMIWLKVDPLLDDIRTDKRYHELLRRVDLSD